The genomic window CTAATGAAACGTTCGCGGGTAAATTCGGTTTTCCATTGTCCGACTTTAAAACTCAGCCACTCCCATTTTTCGATCATAATTCTAAAGTCAAGTAAGTTGGACTGACTTAGTTCGTATTCCCAATAGTATTTTAACCAAGGTTCAAAAGCGTGACCGCCAACTTTTAATCTGGCACGATTTATTTTAAAAACCGTCTGCGCATCTTGTGCATAATCATCGTAAGTAACAGGATCTGCATCATAAGGAGTAGAAAAACGAAACTGAAATCTGCTTTGCAATTGAAATAGAAACTTATTATCTCTTGTTTGTAATTCAATTCCTTTTTCGCCATAACGAACATTCATCAGTTTTGTAGTGTCTTTTTCATGCTGTGAAAATCCTTTAAAACCAATTAATAAAAAGAGAATTAATAATATAATGACAGCGTTTCGATTTGTTGGGTTTTCTTTATACATATAGTTGGATTGATTTGTATAAAAGATTCTTAATTGCTTCAAAATTAATTAATAAAAAATCCAGAGCAGGTAGTTTAGGAGATTGAAGTTGTTGCATATTATAACTTGCAACGTTAAAAAATGGAATTTTTGACTTATTTTTTTCCTTATGTTTTGAAGAATGAAACAAAATTGAAATTATTTGTTTTTGGAAAAAAGCACCTTTTTAAACTATAATATTTAAATTTGCACCCAAAATAACAACAACACACTTATGTATAAATTGATAATTCGTCCGATACTTTTCTGGTTTGATCCTGAAGAAGTGCATTACTTTACTTTTTCATTTGTTAAATTCATTTCAAAAATCCCAGGAGTTTCGTCAATTATAAGATCAATTTATGAAGTAAAAGATTCTCGATTAGAAAGAGAAGTTTTCGGAATTAAATTCAAAAATCCCGTTGGACTTGCAGCAGGATTTGACAAAGATGCAAAGTTGTATAAAGAGCTTTCTGATTTTGGTTTTGGTTTTATTGAAATTGGAACCGTTACGCCGGTTGGTCAGGAAGGAAATCCAAAAAAACGTTTGTTTCGCTTGAAAGAAGATAAGGCAATTATTAACCGAATGGGGTTTAATAATGGCGGCGTTTTGGAAGCTGTAGAACGTTTGAAGAAAAATTCTGGTGTTTTGATTGGAGGAAATATTGGAAAAAACAAAGTGACTCCAAACGAAAATGCCGTAGACGATTATATCATTTGTTTTGATGCTTTGTTTGATCATGTAGATTATTTTGTAGTGAATGTAAGTTCGCCAAATACACCAAATTTAAGAGCTTTACAAGACAAAGAACCTTTAACTGCTTTGCTGCAGACTTTGCAAAATAGAAACATTGAAAAGCAGAAAACAAGTACGCAGAAAGTAAAACCAATTTTATTGAAAATTGCTCCAGATCTTACAGATGAGCAGTTGTTAGATATCATAGATATTGTGAAAACTACACAGATTGCAGGAGTAATTGCAACCAATACTACAATTTCAAGAGATGGTTTACAATCTGCAAATCAGTCAGAAATGGGAGGTTTGTCTGGAAAACCATTGACAAAACGCTCTACAGAAGTAATTCGTTTTCTTTCTGAAAAAAGCAATAAAGCATTCCCAATTATTGGAGTAGGCGGCATTCATTCTGCAGATGATGCGATCGAAAAATTAAATGCAGGAGCAAGTTTAGTGCAATTGTATACAGGTTTTATTTATGAAGGTCCAGCGCTGATAAAAGCAATCAATAAAAAAGTTTTAGGGCAGTTGTAAGAGAAGTGCCTGAAGAATTAATCCGGCAATTATTGCGATTCCAAAACTAAGTAAGGTGCCAATCATCACGTATTCGGTGAGCTTGCGGTCTTTAGCTTCTTTTAAATCTCCAAATCTAAAGATAGATTTTGCAGCCAATAAAAATCCGATAGCTTCAAAATGAGCAGTTAGGATAAAACAAAGTATAAATAAACGTTCTAATATACCAATGTAATTTCCTGCATTGGCAAGAGAATTGTCTTGATGACTGTTTTGACTTTCTGGACTCCAAATCGAAATAATAGTTTTTATGAAAATAGAAGTCGGTTTGGTTACCAATAAAATTCCGGTGATTAATATCCAGAATTCATTATTTTGCCAAAAATAGATTAAGCCTTTATTTTCGTAAAGCATTACAACGGCAATTAAAATAATGATATGTGCAATTTGGTCTGCAACAAACCACGTTCGCTTTGTTTTTGCTTTTTGAAAATTGAGTTTAATTAAGTCAATGATACCGTGGGTAACAGCGATTAAAACCGCATAAGGTATAAAACTGACTTCTCCAGCCACAATTGCAGCCAAAACTCCGTGAAGTAAAATATGAACATACAAGTAAATACTTTTATGTTTTTTAATTTCTTTATCGGCTACCCAAGAATTAGGCTGCCAGATAAAATCTCCTAGTAAATGAGCTAAAAGCAGTTTTATAAATAAAATCATGAGGCTGTAATTTGTTTTATTTCTTTTCTAAAATAGCGGTCTAAATTCATAACCAAATCAAACTGAGCGCGTTTTTGTCTTCGGCTTACCGCAGCTTGGTTAATTCCTAGTTTTTGTCCTAATTCTTCTTGAGATAAAGTAGGATTTTCTATCGCGACGGCCACAAATTCTGCCGATTGTACCAGCCAGCTGTCCATAAAAGTTAAGGCTAACTGCAGCATTAAATTTAGTTTTTCGTCAAAACCATTATCTCCCGTTCGAAGCGCTAATGTGACTTTCTGTT from Flavobacterium fluviale includes these protein-coding regions:
- a CDS encoding quinone-dependent dihydroorotate dehydrogenase, whose product is MYKLIIRPILFWFDPEEVHYFTFSFVKFISKIPGVSSIIRSIYEVKDSRLEREVFGIKFKNPVGLAAGFDKDAKLYKELSDFGFGFIEIGTVTPVGQEGNPKKRLFRLKEDKAIINRMGFNNGGVLEAVERLKKNSGVLIGGNIGKNKVTPNENAVDDYIICFDALFDHVDYFVVNVSSPNTPNLRALQDKEPLTALLQTLQNRNIEKQKTSTQKVKPILLKIAPDLTDEQLLDIIDIVKTTQIAGVIATNTTISRDGLQSANQSEMGGLSGKPLTKRSTEVIRFLSEKSNKAFPIIGVGGIHSADDAIEKLNAGASLVQLYTGFIYEGPALIKAINKKVLGQL
- a CDS encoding DUF3307 domain-containing protein encodes the protein MILFIKLLLAHLLGDFIWQPNSWVADKEIKKHKSIYLYVHILLHGVLAAIVAGEVSFIPYAVLIAVTHGIIDLIKLNFQKAKTKRTWFVADQIAHIIILIAVVMLYENKGLIYFWQNNEFWILITGILLVTKPTSIFIKTIISIWSPESQNSHQDNSLANAGNYIGILERLFILCFILTAHFEAIGFLLAAKSIFRFGDLKEAKDRKLTEYVMIGTLLSFGIAIIAGLILQALLLQLP